TGGCGAGTTGCCGATCGAGGTGCAGCAGCTTGCGGCCGGTGTCGCGCAGGAAGAGCCAGCGGGCCACGGTGTAGTAGAGGGCGCACAGGTTCAGGAACACGAGCAGGGCCCCGCCGCCGATGACGCCGGCGTGCCGCCGGAAGAGGAAGCCCTTGTAGGGCGCCAGGAAGCTCAGTTCGCCCGCGAGCCACGCGGCGATCAGGAACAGGGTCAGGCCCGCGCCAAAGGCCGTGTTCGCAATCATCGACTGGCTTCCTCGAAGGCCTGGTCTACGCGGAAGTAGGCAATCTGCAGGCCGAGCGGGTTGACGCGGACGAACTCGTTGGGCACGTGCTCGCGGATGACGAAATCGATTTGGGCCACGAACGTCCGGCGGTGGCGCTCCGAACGCGTGCCAGGCGTGTAGTAGACCTTCTGGAACGCCACCGACGCCTTGAACGGCACCGTCGACAGCTCGCTGAAGCTGACGTTCTGAACGACGACGTCGATCTCGTCGGCCGAAGGACTGGTGAGGAAGGTCTCGATCGTGCGCGTGCGGTCGTTGTTGGCAATGGTCGCGTCGGCCAGCGATGGGTCAAGGAAGAACAGCGAGTCGGGGTACTCTCGCCGCACGGTTGCCCGGATCCGGCTGAAGTGCTTGACCACGAACTGCGTGAGGAAGTACCGCAGCTCTGGCGCCTGCGGCTGGTACCGCGTGGCGTCGTACTGCACGGCCTCGGCGCGGCCGACATCGTCGATACGGATGACGAGGGGCTTGACCTGGGCGGCTCGGGCCGCCGTGTGGAAGTTCAGCCCGACGAGCCCCAGGGCCACGAGCGAGACGAGCACGAGCGCAATCTTCAGGTAAGTGTTCATCACGAGCGCCGAGGCGTAGAACTCGACGAACTGCCGCTTCGGGTTCTCGACGGTCTTCGGGTTGAGGTCGCCCACCGGCAGGTTCATGTCTCGACCCTCACGCAAGCACGTGAACCCTGATGAGGTTCCAGGCCACCCACACCGCGCCCGTGGCGAGGCCGAGCAGCGCGGCAATGAGGAACCCCCAGACGAGCAGTCGCGACACGTCGCGCGAGGCGGGCGCCTCCTCGTCGTCGCGGCGATAGACCGGTTGTCTCCGCGCCATCGTCAGAGGTCCTTCCTGTCAACGCCGGAACACCCGGCTGACGCTGATTCGCGAGGCCAGGGCGCTCTCGCCGCTCGACCCGGAGAAGATCGAGTGGGTAAGTGACGGTACGAGCAGGATACCCGTGCAGAACGTGGCGACGACAGCAAATGCCTGCAGGCCGTAGACGCCATACTCGGCCTGTGTGATCACAGGTGGCAGCGTGGTCAGGTAGCGGAAGACGAACTGCTCGAACACCATCAGGAAGGCGATGGCGACCACGGGCACGAACGAGTACTGGATGAACGACCGGAGCCAGCCCCAGAAGAGCCAGTCGAGCTTCGGCACGATGAAGAACGGGACGAAGATGGGCCCGAGCAGCGCGCACACCGCGCTTGCGATCAGGCCGAAGGCCACGACGGCCAGCGAGACGGCCTTGGCGAAGGCGATCAGCACCAACACCGTCCAGTAGATGAGGTTGGCCAGAATCGACCAAGGGTCCGGCTGCATGAAGTGGTCGGACAGCTCGTCGAGGTGCCGGTAGATGTTGTCGAACGCTCTGGCTTCGAGGACCGAGAGGAAGTAGTGCGTCTGGTCGGTGATGAGGTTGCTGAACGACACGCCGATACCTGGCAGCGGCGCCTCGTAGAAGGCAATCAGTGCGTAGCCGAAGGCAACGAAGAGCAGCAGCTTGGCGAAGTCGAACATGTGCTCGCCGAGGCCCCCCTGCGAGAACATCATCCGGATGCCGTGCCAGGTGATGACGATGGTGGCGAAGGCGATGAACAACTGATACCCGAACCGGAGAAACTCCGGCTCGTAGGTCAGGAGCAGGTTGGCAATCGCCTGCTGGACGGTCGGTATCAGGTTCAACGAGGGCTGCGACCCCACGCTTCTCCTCCCTGTGATCTACGGCTGGCGCCACGTCCGCAGCGCGTCGCCGGTTCCCGCGACGAACGCCTCGTTGGCGGCACGACGGTCTCGCCATGTCCGAAGCTGCATGTTCAACGACGCGGCCTCGGTGTCGCGCGCCCGCTTGCCGTCGACGAGGAGTTGCTCGACGATGCCGGCGAGCAGGTGCGTGCGCGCCTGCCGCTGGCGCGCACCGATGAGCGCCGCACCGCTGATCTTGTCGAGGACGGCCGTCGCACTCTGCTCGTCCGACGGATCGATCACGTGCCGCTCCAGCACGTCGATGGCCTCCAGCTCCAGGCGACCGTTGAATCGCAACCGGCCGCTCCCGTGGGTGGCGGCAATCGCGGTCGCGTCGGCCAGGTTCACGGTGGCGAGCTGTGACAGCAAGGCGCGCCTCGCGGCAGGCGGCAGGCGGTCGAGGGCGCTCGCCGGCGGGACGGGCGCATGGCTCACCGCCTGGTATGCCGCCCCGGTGGGGTCGCCGAAGTTCAGGGCGGCCTGATACGCGCCTGCATGAAGAAACGCTCCGGTGTCGTGGACGCGCCAGCGCGGCACGTCGGAGAGCACGAACCTGTGGAGATCTGCGAAAAGGCTCAAGCGCTGCGCCATGCGTCGAAGCAGGGCGTGCTGCTCGCGTTGAGTCGCAAGGAAGTGCTCCTTCGCGATGGCCGTGGCTGTGTTTCGGGCCGTCACGGCAGCGTCGTGCACGGCGACCTGGGCTCGGACGGCGATGCCGTCAACGAGGACGATGGCCAGCAGGATTGGCAGGACCCTCGGCATCATGGCGCCCCTCCTATGGCTGCCGCCACGTCCGAAGCGCGTCGCCGGTGCCCGCGACGAAGGCCTCGTTGGCCGCACGTCCCTCCATCCAGGTGACGAGCTGCATGTTCAGGTTCGCCGCCTCGGTGTCGCGCAGGCGCTTGCTTCTGGCCAGGAGTTGCTCGAGGGCGTGCGAGAGCAGCTGGTTGGCGGCCATGTCCTGCCTTCGTCCCAGGAGCTCGCCCGCGGCGATCTTGTCGAGAATGACGGTCATCTCGTGGTAGTCGAGCAACCCGCTGAGCACGTCGCGCTCGAGCGCCGCGACCGCTCTCTGCAGTTGTCCGTGGTATCCGCGGGTCAGTCCGACCTGGTGACCGCCCAGTACCGCGACCGAGTCGGTGATCTCGACGGTTGCGTACTGGCGCTCGAAGGCCCTGCGTGCCGCGGCCGTGATGTGGCTCGGAATCATCGTCGGACGTTCGAGCGGCAGCGCGGTCGACCAGTAGGCCGCACCCGTCGGGTCGCCGGCATTGAGGCCCTGCAGCCACGGGTGGCCGTACTCCCATCGGCCGGGCTGGTGATGGGTGATGTCGATGGGCGGAATCCGGTAGCCCTCGAGGTCGCCCAGGCTCCGGGCCATGCGCACGATGGTGCGGTACTGGGCCTGGAGCTCCTCCAACTGGCGTTGCGCTCGCTGCGCCACGAGGACGGCCTGGGCGAGGTTTGCGCCGTCGAGCACCGGCAGCGGCCCGAACACCTGAGCCGGCGAGGGGCTCGCGCCAAGACTGAGCACGAGCACGGCGAGCCACACGCGACGAGTCATGGGGTCCTCCTTGACGCGGGAGCGAACACGGCCGGGGCGTCGTAGGCAGGCAGCTCGAGGTCTGCGGTGAGATACACCTTGACCCGGTGCCCTTCTCGAATGGTGATCGTCGGCAGCCGGTTCAGGAACCGGTTCATCACCTGCACGGTCGCCTGAGACGTCGCCTCGGCTCCGCCGGCGATGATCACCGTGCGGTCTCCGCTGCCGCGCGCGAAGCCTGCCGTGCCGAGCCATTGCGCCAGCCCGCTGATGAGCCCGACGGCGCCGGCGGCGCCGAACGTGGACCAGTAGTGCTGGTTGACTCGATCCCGCAGCCCGGAATCGCCGAGCTGATTGAGGCCGAGGAAGTGATCCAGCCGGTACGTTCGGCCGTCGGGCATGAGCAGCCGATGGAAGCTCACGGCCAGGCGCGTTTCGCCAAGCGTCTGCACGGGCTTGGTCTCGCCCAGCAGTCGCGCGCCGGCCGGGATGACCAGGTGCTGGCCGCTGTGGGAGTACACGGCGTTGGTGACGAGGCAGTTGACCGGCGCGGCGGCGCTGCCGTCCAACCGGTTCGTGAGCACCGCGTCGATGAGCGTGCCTTCGAGCAGGCGGTGCAGCGGCCCTGCGGGACTGATGGGGCCCGTCCGCTCCTCTCCCGCTTGCGTCTCGCCTTCGTGGAATGCCGGCGCCCCGACGGCCCCAGCCTCTCGTGCTCGACCCGCCAATTGATACGGGCTTGGGACCGCGCCTCCGGCTCGCGCGGAGGCACGGACGACCGCGTCGGCGATGTCGTCGATCGAGGGCTCCCGCGAGTACTGACCCGGACCAGACAGGGAATACCCGCCACCGTCGGGTCGCTCGGATGTCGGCCGACGGCTGACGACGACGTTGCTCGCAAACAGGCTCTCGTACTCGCGTCGGCGTCGCTCCGCCGCCAGCGGGTCTTCAACAGCTCGAGGACTCGGTTCCTCGTACACCTCCGGCCTCATCGGCGGAGGCTCCGCGGCTGCGGCCTGCGCTTCGAGCGCAGCGCGGGCATCCAGCGCTCGCAGCCGGTCCTGGTAGTCGCGAACTCGGTCGGGGCTCGCCACCTGGGCCGTTGCCGATGTGGCGGGCTGCCGTGTCGGCGGCTCCCGATGGCCGGCGATGAACACGATCAACACGATCCCGAGGGCGAGCCCGGCCATGAGCCACGTCTGAATCCCACGCGGCAACACGCCGCGGGGAACGACGCGGTGGTCGGTCACGGGCGCACCGGTGGGTGGTCCAGCCTGCTCGGTCATCGCTCATCGCCCCTGCTGCGCGAACGAGAAGCGCTGCTTGCCGAGGGCCAGGTATCCCCTGTCGAGCACCTTCGGCACGATGTAGGTGCCGTTCTGGACCTGGAAGTTGACGACCGCGGGTTCGCCGTCCTTCAGCTCGTACAACGCCGGCAGCTCGGTCGCGTCCGACTTCACGTACGTGAACTGGCCGTCGTGCCACATCGACCTGACGAGGAACGGCTTCTCGTACTTCGGGGTCCCGTAGACGAACTGCAGGCGCGCCGGATAGTGCTGCTGGAACGTGGCGACTTCCTCAGTCGCACGTCGTGTCGCTCCCTCCAGCGCGGCCTTGGCTTCGAGGAGTCGCGCTTCGAGCTGCTCCACGTGAGCCGCGCTGAAGAAGCGGGGCGTGCCCCTCGCGGTCTCGGGCGACCCGTTGACGTAGACCTTCAAGTCGGGCGTCCCGGCTCCGCTCTTCTCGTTGAGCAGGAAGGAGTAGATCGCACCCGTCGCCGTCACGAGGTTCAGGTTCGTTTCGGCGTTGGCCTTGGCGGGCTTGACGTGCGCGATGTTCTGGGTGGCACTGATCACCCAGAAGTCGCGGTCTCCACAGATGACGTCGAGAATCTCCTCGCTCTCCGGCAAGACGATCATCGTCGTGTAGCGAAGGCGGGTCTCGAGCGGAATCAGGTTCCTCTCCGATGCCTCCACGTCGCGAATCCCGGTGGTCTGGGCGGCGGTGGGGCTTGCCAGCAACGCGAGCGCAGCCAGACTTGCGGCCGCGATTCCCGTGAACGAGCCCTGCATGTCATCCCTCCTGCGGTCAGGCCGACGCCACGAGGCGATCGAGGCCTGCCTCGAAGCCGAACTCCCGGAACTTGGCCGTCACCCGCTCGTTGTCGACAGGTGTGTTGGTGTAGATCCAGTAGGTCTTCGGGTCGACGGTCAGCGTCAGGACCTTGGCCAGACCCGGGCGTTTCAGCAGGATCTGCTGGCGAGGGAGCAGGCCGGTCAGCAGGTCCAACTCCATGTCGTTCATCTGGAACAGGTCGGCATACCGCGCGCGGTCGAGCGCCGGGTTCGCCAGCAGCAGCTTCGTGGGGCAGCTTTCGACGACCGTGCGCAGCAGGTCTGCCGACGCGAAGTCGTCGATGGTCTGTGTCGCGAGGACCATCGCCGCATTGCGTTTCCGCCAGGTCTTGAGGGCCTCCTGGACGTAGGCGCGCAGCGTCGGATGCTCGATGAACCTCCAGGCCTCGTCCATGACGCACAGCGTGAGCGTCCCCTCTCCGGCACTCTCCTGTATCCGCTCCGTCGTCCGGTGGAGCACGTAGAACAGCAGCGGCTCGAGCAGCGCCGGGAACGACCGCATGGCCTCGAAGTCGAAAACCTGCAGGCGTTCGAACGTCAGCGTGTCGTCGATGTTGTCGAAGAGGCTGGCGTACCGGCCGCCTTCGACCCACTTGTGGAGGCGAGCGGCGAGCGAGCGGGGCAGCAGGTTGGCGAGCGTGAACAGGCGCCGCTGCTGACGGTCGAGCACGTACAGGTT
The sequence above is a segment of the Acidobacteriota bacterium genome. Coding sequences within it:
- a CDS encoding type IV secretion system protein, translated to MGSQPSLNLIPTVQQAIANLLLTYEPEFLRFGYQLFIAFATIVITWHGIRMMFSQGGLGEHMFDFAKLLLFVAFGYALIAFYEAPLPGIGVSFSNLITDQTHYFLSVLEARAFDNIYRHLDELSDHFMQPDPWSILANLIYWTVLVLIAFAKAVSLAVVAFGLIASAVCALLGPIFVPFFIVPKLDWLFWGWLRSFIQYSFVPVVAIAFLMVFEQFVFRYLTTLPPVITQAEYGVYGLQAFAVVATFCTGILLVPSLTHSIFSGSSGESALASRISVSRVFRR
- a CDS encoding TrbI/VirB10 family protein, encoding MTEQAGPPTGAPVTDHRVVPRGVLPRGIQTWLMAGLALGIVLIVFIAGHREPPTRQPATSATAQVASPDRVRDYQDRLRALDARAALEAQAAAAEPPPMRPEVYEEPSPRAVEDPLAAERRRREYESLFASNVVVSRRPTSERPDGGGYSLSGPGQYSREPSIDDIADAVVRASARAGGAVPSPYQLAGRAREAGAVGAPAFHEGETQAGEERTGPISPAGPLHRLLEGTLIDAVLTNRLDGSAAAPVNCLVTNAVYSHSGQHLVIPAGARLLGETKPVQTLGETRLAVSFHRLLMPDGRTYRLDHFLGLNQLGDSGLRDRVNQHYWSTFGAAGAVGLISGLAQWLGTAGFARGSGDRTVIIAGGAEATSQATVQVMNRFLNRLPTITIREGHRVKVYLTADLELPAYDAPAVFAPASRRTP
- a CDS encoding TrbG/VirB9 family P-type conjugative transfer protein, producing the protein MQGSFTGIAAASLAALALLASPTAAQTTGIRDVEASERNLIPLETRLRYTTMIVLPESEEILDVICGDRDFWVISATQNIAHVKPAKANAETNLNLVTATGAIYSFLLNEKSGAGTPDLKVYVNGSPETARGTPRFFSAAHVEQLEARLLEAKAALEGATRRATEEVATFQQHYPARLQFVYGTPKYEKPFLVRSMWHDGQFTYVKSDATELPALYELKDGEPAVVNFQVQNGTYIVPKVLDRGYLALGKQRFSFAQQGR